The proteins below come from a single Aegilops tauschii subsp. strangulata cultivar AL8/78 chromosome 6, Aet v6.0, whole genome shotgun sequence genomic window:
- the LOC141026035 gene encoding uncharacterized protein has translation MRRLRGESTLPWVCIGDFNEILRQEEQMGPNTRDSSQIAGFQEAVDVCGLLDLGYKGLDWTFEKRVTGGQYCRVRLDRALATSSWSSLFPFASVEHLTAAKSDHSPILLLNDLEVGNRRMNINKPFRYECAWETDSRFAATVEAAWNEDGPAGSVSKLANKLHSVSSAMTRWGRHTFGSVRMELRSLRRQLALLREESTRMGPSQEEKAIEDRMIELAYREEIMARQRSRITWLSEGDRNTEFF, from the coding sequence ATGAGGAGATTGCGAGGAGAGAGTACCCTGCCTTGGGTTTGCATCGGCGACTTTAATGAGATTTTGCGCCAAGAAGAGCAGATGGGCCCAAACACCCGAGACAGCTCGCAGATCGCTGGGTTCCAGGAGGCTGTTGATGTTTGTGGCTTGTTGGACCTGGGTTATAAGGGTTTGGATTGGACATTTGAGAAGCGGGTGACGGGTGGACAGTATTGCAGGGTCAGGCTGGATAGAGCATTGGCAACATCTAGCTGGTCGAGCTTGTTTCCATTTGCTAGCGTGGAGCACCTGACAGCGGCGAAGAGTGATCATAGTCCCATCCTATTGTTGAATGACTTGGAAGTTGGGAACCGGAGAATGAATATAAATAAACCATTTCGCTATGAGTGCGCGTGGGAGACAGATAGCCGCTTCGCAGCAACTGTGGAAGCTGCATGGAATGAAGATGGCCCTGCGGGTTCGGTGTCCAAGCTGGCAAACAAGCTGCATTCTGTTTCTTCGGCCATGACGCGATGGGGGCGGCACACTTTTGGTTCTGTTCGTATGGAGTTGCGTTCTCTTCGCCGCCAACTAGCTTTGCTTCGAGAGGAATCGACACGCATGGGTCCCAGCCAGGAAGAGAAAGCTATTGAGGATCGAATGATAGAACTAGCCTATCGGGAGGAGATAATGGCGAGGCAGCGATCCCGCATCACCTGGCTTTCTGAAGGTGATCGGAATACAGAATTTTTTTAG